One region of Acidobacteriota bacterium genomic DNA includes:
- the pgeF gene encoding peptidoglycan editing factor PgeF, with amino-acid sequence MTATRKPSAVRVLRAKPLERVPWLVHGFSTRPGGVSKAYGRADDLNLGFTKADARGSVERNRRRFLDALGAGGSEAWPLVTLKQVHSDVIHRIDKARASKLGKTQPALTGDGLVTNVPGVLLAIQAADCLPVLVVDPEHRAVGAFHAGWRGTLARIVEKGVGRMRKEFGSDPDKLLAAIGPGVGVCCYAVGAEVRDKFESQFPCAGELFEEVYKSDPVRERYPLLFLTARAPGHSETIGPQLHLDLAKANRRQLEDAGVPPANITGLAMCTACKPKLLFSYRAQSGKTGRLLGAVGIRPKAATAKS; translated from the coding sequence ATGACGGCAACCAGAAAACCATCGGCGGTGCGCGTGTTGCGCGCCAAGCCGCTCGAGCGCGTGCCGTGGCTGGTGCACGGCTTCTCGACGCGGCCGGGCGGAGTGTCAAAGGCATACGGCCGCGCGGACGATCTCAATCTCGGTTTTACCAAAGCGGACGCGCGGGGTTCTGTGGAACGCAACCGCCGACGTTTTTTGGATGCGCTAGGTGCGGGCGGAAGCGAGGCTTGGCCGCTCGTCACGCTGAAGCAGGTGCACTCCGACGTGATTCATCGCATTGATAAAGCGCGGGCCTCGAAGCTTGGGAAAACGCAGCCGGCGCTGACTGGCGACGGCCTGGTCACCAATGTTCCCGGCGTGCTGCTCGCCATACAGGCCGCGGACTGCCTGCCCGTCCTGGTGGTGGATCCGGAACACCGCGCCGTGGGGGCGTTCCACGCGGGATGGCGCGGCACGCTGGCGCGCATCGTGGAAAAAGGTGTGGGCAGGATGCGCAAGGAGTTCGGTTCCGACCCGGACAAGCTGCTCGCCGCCATCGGCCCCGGCGTCGGCGTGTGCTGTTATGCGGTCGGCGCCGAGGTGCGCGACAAGTTCGAGTCACAATTTCCCTGCGCCGGCGAGTTGTTCGAAGAGGTCTACAAGTCCGACCCGGTGCGCGAGCGGTATCCGCTGCTCTTCCTCACCGCGCGCGCTCCTGGACACAGCGAGACCATCGGGCCGCAACTGCACCTCGACCTCGCCAAAGCCAACCGGCGGCAGCTCGAAGACGCCGGCGTCCCGCCGGCGAACATCACCGGCCTCGCGATGTGCACGGCGTGCAAGCCGAAGCTGCTGTTCTCTTACCGGGCTCAATCTGGCAAGACGGGGCGGCTGCTGGGTGCGGTGGGGATCCGGCCGAAGGCAGCGACGGCGAAGTCCTAG
- the pckA gene encoding phosphoenolpyruvate carboxykinase (ATP), with product MSTRTQLSELDQLLEGGNVRRNLKAKDLTAFALERKEAVLASNGALVAETGKRTGRSPQDRFIVKDALTAGTVDWGTVNQPFAPEKFEALLGRVLGYLKGKDIFVQDLYAGADPQYRLPVRFVNEYAWHNLFVRQLFVRPGAAELKDHNPEFTVICAPGFLAEPGRDGTNSEAFILLDFTRRMVLIGGTRYAGEMKKSVFGIMNFMLPERDVFPMHCSANLGAAGDTALFFGLSGTGKTTLSADPSRRLIGDDEHGWSPTGIFNFEGGCYAKCIKLSKANEPQIWNALRTGTVLENVVLDPETKIPDYDDDRLTENTRAAYPIDYIENAIIPGIGTHPKQIVFLTADAFGVLPPIAKLSPEQAMYHFLSGYTAKVAGTEAGVKDPQATFSTCFGAPFMPRAPKVYAEMLGERMRKHGAQCWLVNTGWYGGPYGTGKRMSLPYTRAMVRAAIGGQLNDVEFVHEPAFGLSIPKHIDSIPERVLNPRDSWTDKNAYDKKAAELAERFVKNFQRFDAPEAVRAAGPSPVMK from the coding sequence ATGTCTACCAGGACGCAGCTCAGCGAGCTGGACCAGTTACTGGAAGGCGGCAACGTTCGCCGCAACCTCAAAGCCAAAGACCTCACCGCGTTTGCGCTCGAGCGCAAGGAAGCGGTACTGGCTTCGAACGGCGCGCTCGTCGCCGAGACCGGCAAGCGCACCGGGCGCTCCCCCCAAGACCGCTTCATCGTGAAAGACGCCCTCACCGCCGGCACGGTGGATTGGGGCACGGTCAACCAGCCTTTCGCTCCGGAAAAGTTCGAGGCCCTGCTCGGCCGCGTGCTCGGCTATCTCAAGGGCAAAGACATCTTCGTGCAAGACCTTTACGCCGGCGCCGATCCGCAGTATCGCCTGCCGGTGCGCTTCGTGAACGAATACGCGTGGCACAACCTGTTCGTCCGGCAATTGTTCGTTCGCCCCGGCGCCGCCGAACTGAAGGATCACAACCCCGAATTCACCGTCATCTGCGCCCCCGGATTCCTCGCCGAACCCGGGCGCGATGGCACCAACTCCGAAGCCTTCATCCTGCTCGATTTCACCCGCCGGATGGTGCTCATCGGCGGCACGCGCTACGCCGGGGAGATGAAGAAGTCCGTCTTCGGGATCATGAACTTCATGCTGCCCGAGCGCGACGTCTTTCCCATGCACTGCTCGGCGAACCTCGGCGCTGCGGGCGATACCGCGCTCTTCTTTGGATTGTCCGGCACCGGCAAGACCACGCTCTCCGCCGATCCCTCGCGCCGGCTCATCGGCGACGACGAGCATGGCTGGTCGCCCACCGGCATCTTCAACTTCGAGGGCGGTTGTTACGCCAAGTGCATCAAGCTCTCGAAGGCCAACGAGCCGCAGATCTGGAACGCGTTGCGCACCGGCACCGTGCTCGAGAACGTGGTGCTCGATCCCGAGACCAAGATCCCCGATTACGACGACGACCGATTGACCGAGAACACGCGCGCCGCGTATCCCATCGACTACATCGAGAACGCGATCATCCCCGGCATCGGCACGCATCCCAAACAGATCGTCTTCCTCACCGCCGACGCCTTTGGCGTGCTGCCCCCCATCGCCAAACTCTCGCCCGAACAGGCGATGTACCACTTCCTCTCCGGATACACCGCCAAAGTCGCGGGCACCGAGGCGGGCGTGAAGGATCCGCAGGCGACTTTCTCCACCTGCTTCGGCGCGCCTTTTATGCCGCGTGCCCCCAAGGTCTACGCTGAGATGCTCGGCGAACGCATGCGCAAGCACGGCGCGCAATGCTGGCTGGTGAATACGGGATGGTATGGCGGCCCCTATGGCACGGGAAAACGCATGAGCCTTCCCTACACTCGCGCCATGGTGCGCGCGGCGATCGGCGGACAGTTGAACGATGTGGAGTTCGTCCACGAGCCCGCCTTCGGGCTTTCCATCCCCAAGCACATCGATAGCATCCCCGAACGGGTGCTGAACCCGCGCGACTCCTGGACCGACAAGAACGCTTATGACAAGAAGGCGGCCGAGTTGGCCGAGCGTTTCGTGAAGAACTTCCAGAGGTTCGACGCCCCCGAAGCGGTGCGTGCGGCCGGCCCGTCCCCGGTCATGAAGTAG